One Micromonospora sp. WMMD1120 genomic region harbors:
- a CDS encoding bifunctional diguanylate cyclase/phosphodiesterase encodes MTSGPAGGPSDRLGVRGTPGPLLVLTVAVTLTAVIAAVVGLTLPVRLPAGDPLGGPARFGIAVAVVALAQLARLRFRSAAGMVSITWGEAALIVCLYLTPAGWLPSATLLGTGLAWTALSLYNDRQPALEIVRIAASLAAATALAVSVTTALGRPFLAPPTPMLALAVIAGSVTYLLVTAWLGGVTLGLRHGLPIGPPLLAALRGKLLMFVGNVAVGLVVVALLELDPRWLLLLPPLLWLLQQTYRYRLRADQERRTWRAFAEATAALNQLDERGVASAAVTGALTLFSAELVDVDVARADGRWHRYRGDASGQLVDRPAGPPDQAEPDEHELSRPLSVGAAPVGRLRVRFPRSAPPTARERDAVAAFGDALAAALHDAATHRELRMVTARSSYEAVHDPLTGLANRAAMLSRGDQSLRRLAHDHPVALLLLDINQFKEVNDTLGHAAGDQLLRLTSNRLNSLVRPGDLLGRLGGDEFALLLTAVPVLGDRAAPMAHALRQAREIAERLAAPTEVAGVRMSIEVSVGVVVANAGAADLTELLRRADIAMYQAKEGGGNVAAYDGTRDAASTDQLALLAELREALKVDDQLVLALQPAVDLATGAPTGVEALIRWQHPRRGWLNPADFIRPVENSEQLGTFTRYVLNKALGVAADWAREGLDVPISVNLSARSLLDPRLPAEIADALRRHQVPPHRLVLEITETVVMSELEVIDEVLATLRSMGVQLAVDDFGTGFSSLTFLTRIAVDELKVDRSFVIRMADSPEAAAIVRTTVGLAHELGLRVVAEGVETAEQRSALAELGCTSAQGYHFFKPMPADKIGAVLGTLRDSAESNVFRLRADGAS; translated from the coding sequence ATGACCTCCGGTCCGGCCGGCGGCCCGTCCGATCGCCTCGGTGTCCGCGGCACACCCGGTCCGCTGCTCGTGCTCACCGTGGCCGTCACGCTGACCGCCGTGATCGCCGCCGTGGTCGGCCTGACCCTTCCGGTCCGGCTGCCGGCCGGCGATCCCCTCGGTGGTCCGGCCCGCTTCGGTATCGCGGTGGCAGTCGTCGCCCTCGCCCAGCTCGCCCGGCTGCGGTTCCGCTCGGCCGCGGGCATGGTCAGCATCACCTGGGGCGAGGCAGCGCTGATCGTCTGCCTCTACCTGACCCCGGCCGGCTGGCTGCCGTCAGCCACGCTGCTCGGCACCGGGCTGGCCTGGACCGCGCTCTCCCTGTACAACGACCGTCAACCGGCTCTGGAGATCGTCCGGATCGCCGCCTCGCTGGCCGCCGCGACGGCGCTGGCCGTCTCCGTGACCACAGCGCTCGGACGTCCGTTCCTCGCCCCGCCCACCCCGATGCTGGCCCTCGCCGTGATCGCCGGCTCGGTCACCTATCTCCTGGTGACCGCGTGGCTCGGCGGGGTGACACTGGGCCTGCGGCACGGGCTGCCGATCGGGCCGCCGCTGCTCGCCGCGCTCCGCGGAAAGCTGCTGATGTTCGTCGGCAACGTGGCGGTCGGCCTCGTCGTGGTCGCCCTGCTGGAGCTCGATCCGCGCTGGCTGCTGCTGCTGCCTCCGCTGCTCTGGCTGCTCCAGCAGACCTACCGCTACCGGCTGCGTGCCGATCAGGAGCGCCGTACCTGGCGCGCCTTCGCCGAGGCCACCGCCGCCCTCAACCAGCTCGACGAACGGGGCGTGGCCAGCGCGGCGGTCACCGGGGCGCTGACGCTGTTCAGCGCCGAACTGGTGGACGTCGACGTGGCGCGGGCCGACGGCCGGTGGCACCGCTACCGGGGTGACGCCAGCGGTCAGCTGGTCGACCGCCCGGCCGGTCCACCGGACCAGGCGGAGCCGGACGAGCACGAGCTGAGCCGGCCGCTGTCGGTCGGCGCCGCGCCGGTCGGCCGGTTGCGCGTCCGCTTCCCCCGCTCGGCGCCACCCACCGCCCGGGAACGCGACGCGGTAGCCGCGTTCGGCGACGCGCTCGCCGCCGCGCTGCACGACGCCGCGACCCACCGCGAGCTGCGCATGGTGACCGCCCGATCGTCGTACGAGGCGGTGCACGACCCGCTCACCGGGCTGGCCAACCGGGCGGCGATGCTGAGCAGGGGTGACCAGTCACTGCGCCGGCTCGCCCACGACCATCCGGTGGCGCTGCTGCTGCTCGACATCAACCAGTTCAAGGAGGTCAACGACACCCTCGGTCACGCCGCCGGTGACCAGTTGCTGCGGTTGACCTCGAACCGGCTCAACTCGCTCGTCCGCCCCGGCGACCTGCTCGGACGGCTCGGCGGTGACGAGTTCGCCCTGCTGCTCACGGCGGTGCCGGTGCTCGGCGACCGCGCCGCGCCGATGGCACACGCGCTGCGCCAGGCCCGCGAGATCGCCGAACGGCTGGCCGCGCCGACCGAGGTGGCCGGCGTCCGCATGTCGATCGAGGTCTCGGTCGGGGTGGTGGTGGCCAACGCGGGCGCCGCCGACCTGACCGAACTGCTGCGCCGGGCGGACATCGCCATGTACCAGGCCAAGGAGGGCGGCGGCAACGTCGCCGCGTACGACGGCACCCGGGACGCGGCGAGCACCGACCAACTCGCCCTGCTGGCCGAGCTGCGCGAGGCGTTGAAGGTCGACGACCAACTGGTGCTGGCCCTGCAACCGGCGGTCGACCTGGCGACCGGCGCGCCGACCGGGGTGGAGGCGTTGATCCGCTGGCAGCATCCTCGACGGGGGTGGCTCAACCCGGCCGACTTCATCCGGCCGGTGGAGAACAGCGAGCAGCTCGGCACCTTCACCCGCTACGTGCTGAACAAGGCGCTCGGTGTGGCCGCCGACTGGGCCCGGGAAGGGCTGGACGTCCCGATCTCGGTCAACCTGTCCGCGCGCAGCCTGCTCGACCCCCGGTTGCCGGCGGAGATCGCCGACGCGCTGCGCCGTCACCAGGTGCCGCCACACCGGCTGGTCCTCGAGATCACCGAGACGGTGGTGATGAGCGAGCTGGAGGTCATCGACGAGGTGCTGGCCACGCTCCGGTCGATGGGCGTGCAGCTCGCCGTCGACGACTTCGGCACCGGCTTCTCCTCGTTGACGTTCCTCACCCGGATCGCCGTGGACGAGCTGAAGGTCGACCGCTCGTTCGTGATCCGGATGGCCGACTCGCCGGAGGCGGCGGCGATCGTCCGTACCACTGTCGGCCTCGCCCACGAGTTGGGGCTGCGGGTGGTCGCCGAAGGGGTGGAGACCGCCGAACAGCGGTCCGCTCTCGCCGAGTTGGGCTGCACCTCGGCGCAGGGCTACCACTTCTTCAAGCCGATGCCGGCGGACAAGATCGGCGCGGTGCTGGGGACGCTGCGCGACTCGGCCGAGTCGAACGTGTTCCGGCTGCGCGCGGACGGCGCCTCCTGA
- a CDS encoding thioredoxin domain-containing protein, producing MNRLADATSPYLLQHADNPVDWWQWSDEAFAEAKRRDVPVLISVGYAACHWCHVMAHESFENEQVGALLNDNFVSIKVDREERPDVDAIYMTATQAMTGQGGWPMTVFATPDGTPFYCGTYFPRTNFVQLLQSVTTAWREQREAVLRQGANVVEAIGGAQAVGGPTAPLDAPLLDAASARLAEEYDGTNGGFGGAPKFPPHMNMLFLLRHHQRTGDTGSLEITRHTAEAMARGGIYDQLAGGFARYSVDEHWTVPHFEKMLYDNALLLRVYTQLWRLTGDRLARRVARDTARFLADELHRPGQGFASALDADTEGVEGLTYAWTPAQLVEALGEEDGRFAADLFTVTDAGTFEHGTSVLRLARDVDDAAPEIRARWQQVVGRLLAARDTRPQPALDDKVVAAWNGLAITALAEFQQVAAVYASPQDEDANLMDGVTIVADGAMRQAAEHLATVHLVDGRLRRVSRDGTVGEPAGVLEDYGCVAEAFCALHQLTGEGRWLTLAGQLLDTALERFAADGGAFYDTADDAERLIARPADPTDNATPSGRSALVAGLVAYTALTGETRYREAAEQALGTVAPIVGRHPRFTGYAAMSGEALLSGPYEIAVATDDPAGDPLVAAAHRHAPPGAVVVAGRPDQDGVPLLAGRPLVDGRSAAYVCRGFVCQRPVTSVEELVAELR from the coding sequence GTGAACCGACTCGCCGACGCCACAAGTCCCTACCTGCTCCAGCACGCCGACAACCCGGTCGACTGGTGGCAGTGGTCCGATGAGGCGTTCGCCGAGGCGAAGCGTCGGGACGTTCCGGTGCTGATCTCGGTGGGTTACGCGGCGTGCCACTGGTGTCACGTGATGGCCCACGAGTCGTTCGAGAACGAGCAGGTCGGCGCGCTGCTGAACGACAACTTCGTGTCGATCAAGGTGGACCGTGAGGAGCGTCCGGACGTGGACGCCATCTACATGACCGCCACCCAGGCGATGACCGGTCAGGGCGGTTGGCCGATGACCGTCTTCGCCACGCCGGACGGCACCCCGTTCTACTGCGGCACCTACTTCCCGCGTACCAATTTTGTGCAGTTGCTCCAGTCGGTCACCACGGCGTGGCGCGAGCAGCGCGAGGCGGTGCTGCGCCAGGGCGCCAACGTGGTCGAGGCGATCGGCGGGGCCCAGGCCGTCGGCGGCCCGACCGCCCCGCTGGACGCGCCGCTGCTCGACGCCGCGTCCGCCCGGCTCGCCGAGGAGTACGACGGTACGAACGGCGGCTTCGGCGGCGCCCCGAAGTTCCCGCCGCACATGAACATGCTCTTCCTGCTGCGCCACCACCAGCGCACCGGCGACACGGGCAGCCTGGAGATCACCAGGCACACCGCCGAGGCGATGGCCCGGGGCGGCATCTACGACCAGCTCGCCGGCGGTTTCGCGAGGTATTCGGTCGACGAGCACTGGACGGTGCCGCACTTCGAGAAGATGCTCTACGACAACGCGCTGCTGCTGCGCGTCTACACCCAGTTGTGGCGGCTCACCGGCGACCGGCTCGCCCGCCGGGTGGCACGGGACACCGCCCGGTTCCTCGCCGACGAACTGCACCGGCCGGGGCAGGGTTTCGCATCCGCGCTGGACGCCGACACCGAGGGTGTCGAGGGGCTCACCTACGCGTGGACGCCCGCCCAACTCGTCGAGGCGCTGGGCGAGGAGGACGGCCGGTTCGCCGCCGACCTGTTCACGGTGACCGACGCCGGCACCTTCGAACACGGCACGAGCGTGCTCCGGCTCGCCCGGGACGTGGACGACGCCGCCCCCGAGATCCGCGCCCGCTGGCAGCAGGTGGTCGGACGGCTGCTCGCGGCCCGGGACACCCGCCCGCAGCCCGCCCTCGACGACAAGGTGGTGGCCGCCTGGAACGGCCTGGCGATCACCGCCCTCGCCGAGTTCCAGCAGGTCGCCGCCGTGTACGCGTCGCCGCAGGACGAGGACGCCAACCTGATGGACGGCGTGACCATCGTCGCCGACGGGGCGATGCGCCAGGCGGCCGAGCACCTGGCCACAGTGCACCTGGTGGACGGGCGACTGCGCCGGGTCTCCCGGGACGGCACTGTCGGGGAGCCGGCCGGGGTCCTGGAGGACTACGGCTGTGTGGCCGAGGCCTTCTGCGCGCTGCACCAGCTCACCGGCGAGGGGCGCTGGCTCACCTTGGCCGGGCAGTTGCTGGACACCGCTCTGGAGCGCTTCGCCGCTGACGGCGGCGCCTTCTACGACACCGCCGACGACGCGGAGCGGCTGATCGCCCGCCCGGCCGACCCCACCGACAACGCCACCCCCTCCGGTCGGTCGGCACTCGTCGCCGGGCTGGTCGCGTACACGGCGTTGACCGGGGAGACGCGCTACCGGGAGGCAGCCGAGCAGGCCCTCGGCACCGTCGCGCCGATCGTCGGGCGACACCCCCGGTTCACCGGGTACGCGGCGATGAGCGGCGAGGCGCTGCTCTCCGGCCCGTACGAGATCGCCGTGGCGACCGACGACCCGGCCGGGGACCCGTTGGTGGCGGCGGCCCACCGGCACGCCCCGCCCGGAGCGGTGGTCGTCGCCGGACGACCGGACCAGGACGGTGTGCCGCTGCTCGCCGGGCGGCCGCTCGTCGACGGGCGGTCCGCCGCGTACGTCTGCCGGGGTTTCGTCTGCCAGCGGCCGGTCACCTCGGTCGAGGAGTTGGTCGCCGAACTCCGCTGA
- a CDS encoding 5-(carboxyamino)imidazole ribonucleotide synthase, with translation MDSRTGLPVVGMVGGGQLARMTHQAAIALGQSLRVLATAPDDGAALVAADVQYGDHTDLAALRTFAKGCDVVTFDHEHVPSEHIRTLAAEGVTLYPPADALLHAQDKQVMRERLTELGAPNPAWQPVATPAELVDFGERVGWPVVLKAARGGYDGRGVWTVDDAAQAAELATTLLAGGTRLIVEERVPLRRELAVQVARSPFGQVAAYPVVETVQRDGINVEVLAPAPGLDEELAVAAQQLAIDLATALGVIGLLAVELFEVRDDAGRPAIVVNELAMRPHNSGHWTIEGARTSQFEQHLRAVLDYPMGDTSLTAPVVVSANVLGGEPGGISIDERLHHLFAAEPGAKVHLYGKQVRPGRKIGHVTVLGDDLDDLRARAGRAARWLRDGRE, from the coding sequence ATGGATTCCCGTACCGGTCTGCCAGTTGTCGGCATGGTGGGTGGCGGCCAGTTGGCCCGGATGACCCACCAGGCCGCGATCGCCCTCGGCCAGTCACTGCGTGTGCTCGCGACCGCGCCCGACGACGGAGCGGCGCTCGTCGCCGCCGACGTCCAGTACGGCGACCACACCGACCTGGCCGCGCTGCGTACCTTCGCCAAGGGCTGCGACGTCGTCACCTTCGACCACGAGCACGTGCCCTCCGAGCACATCCGCACGTTGGCGGCGGAAGGGGTGACCCTGTATCCGCCGGCGGACGCGCTGCTGCACGCCCAGGACAAGCAGGTCATGCGGGAACGCCTGACCGAGCTGGGCGCGCCCAACCCGGCGTGGCAGCCGGTCGCGACGCCGGCCGAGCTGGTCGACTTCGGGGAGCGGGTCGGCTGGCCGGTGGTGCTCAAGGCGGCCCGGGGCGGTTACGACGGCCGGGGCGTCTGGACGGTCGACGACGCCGCGCAGGCGGCCGAGTTGGCCACCACGCTGCTCGCCGGCGGCACCCGGCTGATCGTCGAGGAGCGGGTGCCGTTGCGGCGGGAGTTGGCCGTGCAGGTGGCCCGGTCGCCGTTCGGGCAGGTGGCCGCGTACCCCGTGGTCGAGACGGTGCAGCGGGACGGCATCAACGTGGAGGTGCTGGCCCCGGCGCCCGGCCTGGACGAGGAGTTGGCCGTCGCCGCCCAGCAGCTCGCCATCGACCTGGCCACCGCGCTTGGGGTGATCGGCCTGCTGGCCGTCGAGCTGTTCGAGGTACGCGACGACGCCGGCCGGCCGGCGATCGTGGTCAACGAGTTGGCGATGCGCCCACACAACTCCGGGCACTGGACCATCGAGGGCGCCCGGACATCGCAGTTCGAGCAGCACCTACGGGCGGTGCTGGACTACCCGATGGGCGACACGTCGCTGACCGCCCCGGTCGTGGTGTCGGCGAACGTGCTCGGCGGTGAGCCGGGCGGCATCTCCATCGACGAGCGGTTGCACCACCTCTTCGCCGCCGAGCCGGGCGCCAAGGTGCACCTGTACGGCAAGCAGGTGCGCCCCGGCCGCAAGATCGGGCACGTCACGGTGCTCGGTGACGACCTGGACGACCTTCGGGCCCGGGCCGGTCGGGCCGCGCGCTGGCTGCGCGACGGGCGCGAGTGA
- the purE gene encoding 5-(carboxyamino)imidazole ribonucleotide mutase, which translates to MSTVGLIMGSDSDWPTMRAAAEVLDDFGVPYEVRVISAHRTPVAMIEYGRDAADRGLKVIIAGAGGAAALPGMVASVTPLPVIGVPVPLKHLDGMDSLLSIVQMPAGIPVATVSIGNARNAGLLAVRILGATDEALRAKMTTYQQELEELVKAKEATLRATLP; encoded by the coding sequence GTGAGCACGGTTGGGCTGATCATGGGCAGCGACTCGGACTGGCCGACCATGCGGGCCGCCGCAGAGGTGTTGGACGACTTCGGCGTGCCGTACGAGGTGCGGGTGATCTCGGCGCACCGGACTCCGGTAGCCATGATCGAGTACGGCCGCGACGCCGCCGACCGGGGCCTCAAGGTGATCATCGCCGGGGCGGGTGGCGCCGCCGCGCTGCCGGGCATGGTGGCCTCGGTGACACCGCTGCCGGTGATCGGCGTACCGGTGCCGTTGAAACACCTGGACGGCATGGACTCGCTGCTCTCCATCGTGCAGATGCCGGCCGGCATCCCGGTGGCCACCGTGTCGATCGGCAACGCGCGCAACGCGGGCCTGCTCGCGGTGCGCATCCTTGGCGCTACCGACGAGGCGCTGCGCGCCAAGATGACGACGTACCAGCAGGAGCTCGAAGAGCTGGTGAAGGCCAAGGAGGCGACCCTCCGCGCGACCCTGCCCTAG